The Sorangiineae bacterium MSr11367 genome window below encodes:
- a CDS encoding SDR family oxidoreductase: MSQPSTSKDPRTQEKKPPFHEGKQPPPGHEFEMKAKPDYGEDSYKGHGRLNGRTALVTGGDSGIGRAVALAFAREGADIAITYLSEHEDAAETRRVVEEAGRKAVLIPCDLTIPNDGARVVDETVKAFGRIDILVNNAAFQGEAVESFEELDAERVERAFRVNILAMFDFVRRALPHMKPGSAIINTASIQAYKPTGGILDYAATKGAIVTFTKGLAGDLIKRGIRVNAVAPGPVWTPLIVQSFDEEKISNFGKDSPMGRPAQPAELAPPFVFLACDESRYVNGEVLGVTGGKPLP, encoded by the coding sequence ATGAGTCAACCTTCCACGAGCAAAGATCCGCGTACACAAGAGAAGAAGCCGCCATTTCACGAGGGGAAGCAGCCGCCGCCGGGCCACGAGTTTGAAATGAAAGCAAAGCCCGATTACGGCGAGGACTCCTATAAAGGGCACGGAAGACTCAATGGCCGTACCGCGCTCGTCACGGGGGGCGACAGCGGAATCGGCAGAGCCGTCGCCCTCGCCTTTGCTCGCGAGGGGGCCGATATCGCAATCACCTATCTGTCCGAGCATGAGGACGCCGCCGAGACGAGGCGGGTCGTCGAGGAAGCCGGGAGAAAGGCTGTACTGATTCCGTGCGACCTGACGATCCCCAATGACGGGGCGCGAGTCGTTGATGAAACCGTAAAAGCTTTCGGGCGAATCGATATCCTGGTGAACAACGCGGCGTTTCAGGGCGAAGCCGTCGAATCATTCGAGGAGCTCGATGCCGAGCGTGTCGAGCGCGCCTTTCGAGTAAACATCCTGGCGATGTTCGACTTCGTTCGTCGCGCGCTCCCGCATATGAAGCCTGGATCGGCGATCATCAATACCGCGTCCATTCAGGCGTACAAGCCGACTGGCGGAATCTTGGATTATGCCGCAACGAAGGGCGCGATCGTGACGTTCACCAAGGGATTGGCTGGAGATCTCATAAAAAGGGGCATTCGCGTCAACGCCGTGGCGCCTGGACCGGTGTGGACTCCGCTCATCGTGCAATCCTTCGATGAAGAGAAGATCTCGAACTTTGGAAAAGATTCTCCCATGGGCCGTCCCGCCCAGCCGGCCGAACTCGCGCCACCGTTCGTCTTCTTGGCATGTGATGAATCGCGCTACGTGAATGGCGAGGTTCTCGGTGTTACCGGAGGAAAACCCCTTCCCTGA
- a CDS encoding DUF2892 domain-containing protein, with the protein MQTMPENRLDEPADRVRAHTAPTVNRQLDRLTQANIDASIRGGRDAVIRRIAELDHEWDIDRAMMANFAIAGGSVLAVGIVRYTRKPFLQPRRKGLLYFFGAQLGFLLLHAVAGWCPPASLFRRLGFRTKAEIENEKSILVRASSNPEAT; encoded by the coding sequence ATGCAAACCATGCCGGAAAACCGACTCGATGAGCCCGCAGACCGCGTGCGCGCACACACGGCGCCTACGGTCAACCGCCAGCTCGACCGACTGACCCAAGCGAACATCGATGCATCCATTCGCGGAGGACGTGACGCCGTCATCCGCCGCATCGCCGAGCTCGATCACGAGTGGGACATCGACCGCGCCATGATGGCCAACTTCGCAATTGCAGGCGGGAGCGTGCTCGCCGTCGGGATCGTGCGTTATACGAGAAAGCCTTTCCTGCAACCGCGGCGCAAAGGGCTGCTCTATTTCTTCGGTGCCCAGCTGGGCTTCCTACTCCTCCACGCCGTGGCAGGTTGGTGTCCTCCGGCGTCGCTTTTCCGGCGGCTGGGGTTTCGCACCAAGGCCGAGATCGAAAACGAGAAGTCCATTCTGGTACGAGCCTCGAGCAATCCCGAGGCAACGTGA